The genomic DNA tctttattttcctcAATAAAGTCTCTTAAATTAGATATTTCCATTTAAATaggaatttaaagaaaataaacgccgtaatttaattaaaaaaaaacatccaaaatgaatatatatatacaaataatagaaaaaagggCATAAATttctcataaatttcaaaaaagtcCAGCCCTTGATAAAGATCGTAACTACCATTCcaaggaggaaaagaaaaaaacgaatAAGATACCAATGCAAGTTAAAGTCGGATTCcaccaaccaaaaaaaaaagaaaaaaaaaagaagcgaTTAGCGTTTGATTATCTACATTATACCTAAATTGTATATgattttacatgttttttatttttgctttggCAATGTTCTCTGATTCTCGAGCCAACGACTGTAAATTGCACCGCACAATCGTATTTACGAACACGCACGTTTCTTCCTTCGTATTTCCCGGCGGCACATCCACCACGTACGACTCCACCACCACCGTTCCTCCGCCTCCCGGTGACACGTGTAAGCTCGTCACCGACCGGTAATTCTTCAGTCGGTGTTCTCCTCCCACGATGCTAAAGCTCAACACATGCTTTTCATCGTCGAGAATCTCCAACCGCTCTCTACTCGACAGCGCCGGAAGACCTGACACCACGTGCACCTCACGAATCGTCCCGACCGACACACCGTCGCCATCGACAATCCGGCAACTCTTGAGAAACTGCTTGTACATCTGTGGGTTGTCGAATCGCCGGACCAACGACCAAACTAAAGCCACCGGAGCGTCGATGGTTTGCACCACGACAGAGCTACACTGGTCCGACGCCACTGCATGCTTGTGGTCTGTAAGCGCACACGGCTGCGAAACGAAGTGGGTCTTTGGGTTAAAGGCGGCAGAGGGCCTAGCGGTGGTGTAGCGGTAGAATTGAAGGGAGGAaggcatatttaaaattcaatatggGGCTGAGTTTGATGGGAGGATAGATtcaagaaatatataattaagagGACAAAGAGTTGGTATATATTGGGTTTGGTTTGGAGgcatttaaattaaagtgtttgataaaattggttcaaaagagaaaaaaaagaaaagaattgagGTCCACTTGGGAACAAAATTTGCTGTATTTCGAGCTTACTTTTAGCTGTTGCAGTTGCCTAGAATTGCAAGTGGGATGGGCAAGTTGCAAGGCCTTTGTTTGGACCTTATTTCCATTTCAAACTTCAACTTTGCCATTGCCACCatttatatctttaattttgttcacgTTTAACGACTTTTCTAGAAACACACCATCTAATTACCAATtcattacttttcttttaatatatagttttaattaaCAACTACTTCTAATTAAATGTCGTACAATATGATGGGACAGACAACTTCAACAGAATATGCGTTAACATATAGTTTAAGAGAATAATCAAATGGGCAACGTTAATGTGTTTTACGTTACCAAGTCGGGCATAGAATAGCTACTAATTTAGTATCATCATGTTGGAGTGTAATATATGGATAGATTCATAAAGTGAAATAAGCCGCTGAACTGAACCATTGAGTAGGCCTCCACCTAACAATCCAACATGCAAGATAATTCCTTAATCATTTTCCACGTCTCCTTCATACCGGACAATTGTCCTACATTTTCAACTAAAATCCTTTATCTTCTATCTTTTCTATGATTTTAGATAAGATTCTTTCATAatactttgtttttatttatgttcatTTATCTAACCATTTTTTGTGAAATGATTTTtacattctttttaaaagaGTATTGAATTTGTAGtccaattttttaacaaaagaaacttctagaagatttttttatttttatttttaattttaagtagATAATACAAGCAAGAAACTcacaaatgaataaaaatggtCCTccattatttagaaaaaaaaaaccctattttttatgagaaaatattaaaaagatttgtgtgttcaataaaatattattaatcaatGCAAATGGAgccttttatttaatttgcgGTTCTGATATGATCTAAATTggactaaaattttaaagattaaagaaGTTCACAAGGCTATCCAAGTTGGTTGCCTAAAGCGGAAGCTAAACCCATAATTTATATGGTCAAAAATCAAGGATTGGAGAAAACCCTGCTGTCTATGTATCCTATGCACAAGTTGCCTTACAACTTGCtctatctttttgttttattaaaggattaatttgttaaaacttctattcattgaaatttcatttatatattatcattttaatagAAATGCTTAATGGGtatttccataaaaaaaagaataatgaatttcattaAACTAATTGAAAGAACTTTGTTGGACCTAATGAAGGTAGCTATACAAGTAACTAAGTATCTGATGGCTAAAACCTACGCACAATAATTCGTCCGCTTCAATACCAACATAGTTTACACAATAAATGAAGCTCGCCAAGATTGCCCTTCAGAAACCCAAACCACCCATCTCATAATTCAAGTATCTTGCAAAATCATCTGNNNNNNNNNNNNNNNNNNNNNNNNNNNNNNNNNNNNNNNNNNNNNNNNNNNNNNNNNNNNNNNNNNNNNNNNNNNNNNNNNNNNNNNNNNNNNNNNNNNNNNNNNNNNNNNNNNNNNNNNNNNNNNNNNNNNNNNNNNNNNNNNNNNNNNNNNNNNNNNNNNNNNNNNNNNNNNNNNNNNNNNNNNNNNNNNNNNNNNNNNNNNNNNNNNNNNNNNNNNNNNNNNNNNNNNNNNNNNNNNNNNNNNNNNNNNNNNNNNNNNNNNNNNNNNNNNNNNNNNNNNNNNNNNNNNNNNNNNNNNNNNNNNNNNNNNNNNNNNNNNNNNNNNNNNNNNNNNNNNNNNNNNNNNNNNNNNNNNNNNNNNNNNNNNNNNNNNNNNNNNNNNNNNNNNNNNNNNNNNNNNNNNNNNNNNNNNNNNNNNNNNNNNNNNNNNNNNNNNNNNNNNNNNNNNNNNNNNNNNNNNNNNNNNNNNNNNNNNNNNNNNNNNNNNNNNNNNNNNNNNNNNNNNNNNNNNNNNNNNNNNNNNNNNNNNNNNNNNNNNNNNNNNNNNNNNNNNNNNNNNNNNNNNNNNNNNNNNNNNNNNNNNNNNNNNNNNNNNNNNNNNNNNNNNNNNNNNNNNNNNNNNNNNNNNNNNNNNNNNNNNNNNNNNNNNNNNNNNNNNNNNNNNNNNNNNNNNNNNNNNNNNNNNNNNNNNNNNNNNNNNNNNNNNNNNNNNNNNNNNNNNNNNNNNNNNNNNNNNNNNNNNNNNNNNNNNNNNNNNNNNNNNNNNNNNNNNNNNNNNNNNNNNNNNNNNNNNNNNNNNNNNNNNNNNNNNNNNNNNNNNNNNNNNNNNNNNNNNNNNNNNNNNNNNNNNNNNNNNNNNNNNNNNNNNNNNNNNNNNNNNNNNNNNNNNNNNNNNNNNNNNNNNNNNNNNNNNNNNNNNNNNNNNNNNNNNNNNNNNNNNNNNNNNNNNNNNNNNNNNNNNNNNNNNNNNNNNNNNNNNNNNNNNNNNNNNNNNNNNNNNNNNNNNNNNNNNNNNNNNNNNNNNNNNNNNNNNNNNNNNNNNNNNNNNNNNNNNNNNNNNNNNNNNNNNNNNNNNNNNNNNNNNNNNNNNNNNNNNNNNNNNNNNNNNNNNNNNNNNNNNNNNNNNNNNNNNNNNNNNNNNNNNNNNNNNNNNNNNNNNNNNNNNNNNNNNNNNNNNNNNNNNNNNNNNNNNNNNNNNNNNNNNNNNNNNNNNNNNNNNNNNNNNNNNNNNNNNNNNNNNNNNNNNNNNNNNNNNNNNNNNNNNNNNNNNNNNNNNNNNNNNNNNNNNNNNNNNNNNNNNNNN from Cucurbita pepo subsp. pepo cultivar mu-cu-16 unplaced genomic scaffold, ASM280686v2 Cp4.1_scaffold000512, whole genome shotgun sequence includes the following:
- the LOC111785491 gene encoding abscisic acid receptor PYL4-like — encoded protein: MPSSLQFYRYTTARPSAAFNPKTHFVSQPCALTDHKHAVASDQCSSVVVQTIDAPVALVWSLVRRFDNPQMYKQFLKSCRIVDGDGVSVGTIREVHVVSGLPALSSRERLEILDDEKHVLSFSIVGGEHRLKNYRSVTSLHVSPGGGGTVVVESYVVDVPPGNTKEETCVFVNTIVRCNLQSLARESENIAKAKIKNM